Proteins encoded within one genomic window of Amycolatopsis sp. 2-15:
- a CDS encoding RluA family pseudouridine synthase, producing the protein MRRKLRGPLPPRHGLDPARLRMPDEGPWDTLLEHLVERLPRLDPARIEQMLREERIFGLEGPLGVDAAFVPGSFIWFHRDLPDEVPVPFDIAVVHRDEHLLVVDKPHFLATIPRGKHILETALVRLRRDLDLPALSPAHRLDRVTAGLVMFVITPEVRGKYQTMFRDRRVRKEYEAIAPYDPSLELPRTVRSHIVKERGVLAAQEIEGPVNAETRVELLEHRDGLGRYRLLPATGRTHQLRVHLSGLGIPILGDDFYPVLTEKPLDDFTKPLQLLAKVLEFDDPVSGEHRRFTSSLHLTAWDSPDEWAAPPAAEAGDAELTSSRTSHRSTAP; encoded by the coding sequence ATGAGACGCAAGCTTCGCGGCCCGCTGCCGCCGCGCCACGGGCTGGACCCGGCGCGGCTGAGGATGCCCGACGAGGGCCCGTGGGACACGTTGCTGGAACACCTTGTGGAGCGCCTGCCGCGCCTGGACCCGGCGCGGATCGAGCAGATGCTGCGCGAGGAGCGCATCTTCGGTCTCGAAGGGCCGCTCGGGGTCGACGCGGCGTTCGTGCCCGGCTCGTTCATCTGGTTCCACCGCGACCTGCCCGACGAGGTGCCGGTGCCGTTCGACATCGCGGTCGTGCACCGCGACGAACACCTGCTGGTGGTCGACAAACCCCACTTCCTCGCCACGATCCCGCGCGGCAAGCACATCCTCGAAACCGCGCTGGTGCGGCTGCGGCGCGACCTGGACCTGCCGGCGCTGTCGCCCGCGCACCGCCTCGACCGCGTGACCGCGGGGCTCGTGATGTTCGTGATCACACCGGAAGTGCGCGGAAAGTACCAAACGATGTTCCGCGACCGACGCGTGAGGAAAGAATACGAAGCAATCGCGCCCTACGATCCCTCGCTCGAGCTGCCGCGCACGGTCCGCAGCCACATCGTCAAGGAACGCGGAGTGCTTGCGGCGCAGGAGATCGAGGGCCCGGTGAACGCCGAAACCCGCGTGGAACTTCTCGAACACCGCGACGGGCTCGGCCGCTACCGCCTGCTGCCCGCCACCGGCCGAACGCACCAGCTGCGCGTGCACCTGTCCGGCCTCGGCATCCCGATCCTCGGTGACGACTTCTACCCCGTGCTGACGGAAAAGCCGCTCGACGACTTCACGAAACCGTTGCAGCTGCTGGCCAAGGTGCTGGAGTTCGACGATCCCGTGAGCGGCGAGCACCGCCGGTTCACGAGCTCCCTGCACCTGACGGCGTGGGACTCACCGGACGAGTGGGCGGCGCCCCCGGCCGCTGAGGCCGGGGACGCCGAACTCACTTCGTCCAGAACTTCACACCGCTCCACTGCACCGTGA
- a CDS encoding ArsR/SmtB family transcription factor, with product MRDIEVIEDPAAAAAALDPVRARLLAALAEPASAASLATRVGLTRQKVNYHLRALESHGLIEPAGERQWGGLTERLFAATAASYQVSPAALGDAGTSVMEPDRLSSAYLLAVAGRTVREVAGLVRRAARAGKPLPTLALDTEIAFRSARERAAFTDELATLVTGLVSRYHDESAPGARTHRLVVTAHPKPADPPTPAG from the coding sequence GTGCGCGACATCGAGGTGATCGAGGACCCGGCCGCGGCGGCGGCCGCGCTGGACCCGGTCCGCGCGCGCCTGCTGGCGGCGCTGGCCGAACCCGCGTCAGCGGCCTCGCTCGCCACCCGCGTCGGGCTCACGCGCCAGAAAGTGAACTACCACCTGCGCGCGCTGGAATCCCACGGCCTCATCGAGCCCGCGGGCGAACGCCAGTGGGGCGGGCTGACCGAACGCCTCTTCGCCGCCACGGCCGCGTCGTACCAGGTCTCCCCCGCCGCACTCGGCGACGCCGGCACGTCGGTGATGGAGCCCGACCGGCTCTCCTCGGCGTATCTGCTGGCGGTCGCCGGCCGGACCGTGCGCGAGGTCGCCGGACTCGTGCGCCGGGCCGCGCGCGCCGGCAAACCGCTGCCGACTTTGGCCCTGGACACGGAAATCGCGTTCCGCTCGGCGCGCGAGCGGGCGGCGTTCACCGACGAGCTGGCGACGCTCGTGACCGGGCTCGTCTCGCGGTACCACGACGAATCGGCTCCGGGCGCGCGGACGCACCGGCTGGTGGTCACCGCGCACCCGAAGCCGGCCGATCCGCCTACGCCGGCTGGATGA
- a CDS encoding alcohol dehydrogenase catalytic domain-containing protein translates to MKALVYHGPGNKAWEDVPDATIQEVTDVVVKVDTTTICGTDLHILHGDVAAVTDGRILGHEAVGTVTAVGDAVGSFKVGDRVLVPAVTRCGRCDYCQRGMPSHCRTVGGVGWIFGHLIDGTQAEYVRVPFADTSLYHVPAEVTDEQAIFLADSLPTGYEVGVLAGEVRPGDTVAVVGSGAVGLAAILTTGLWGASKVIAIDANKFRLEKALEFGATDTVAAGPDTVAEVLAHTDGLGVDVAIEAVGYPETLQTAAALVRPGGHVANIGVHGVGVELPMQDLWIRNITLTMGLVDTVSIPTLLKMVASGRIPAEKMGTHTFTFDQLDQAYDVFGNAADHQALKVIIQPA, encoded by the coding sequence ATGAAGGCACTGGTGTACCACGGACCCGGAAACAAGGCGTGGGAAGACGTTCCCGACGCGACGATCCAAGAGGTGACCGACGTCGTGGTGAAGGTCGACACCACCACGATCTGCGGCACCGATCTCCACATCCTCCACGGCGACGTCGCCGCGGTCACCGACGGCCGCATCCTCGGCCACGAAGCCGTCGGCACGGTCACGGCGGTCGGCGACGCGGTGGGCAGCTTCAAAGTCGGCGACCGGGTGCTCGTGCCGGCCGTCACGCGCTGCGGCCGCTGCGACTACTGCCAGCGGGGCATGCCCTCGCACTGCCGCACGGTCGGCGGCGTCGGGTGGATCTTCGGGCACCTCATCGACGGCACCCAGGCCGAGTACGTCCGCGTACCCTTCGCCGACACGTCGCTCTACCACGTGCCCGCCGAGGTCACCGACGAACAGGCCATCTTCCTGGCCGACTCCCTGCCCACCGGCTACGAGGTCGGCGTGCTCGCGGGCGAGGTCCGCCCGGGCGACACGGTGGCCGTTGTCGGCTCCGGCGCGGTCGGGCTCGCGGCGATCCTCACCACGGGCCTGTGGGGCGCGTCGAAGGTGATCGCCATCGACGCCAACAAGTTCCGCCTCGAGAAGGCCCTCGAGTTCGGCGCGACGGACACGGTTGCCGCCGGGCCCGACACCGTCGCGGAGGTCCTCGCGCACACCGACGGGCTCGGCGTCGACGTCGCCATCGAAGCCGTCGGCTACCCCGAGACCCTGCAGACCGCCGCCGCGCTCGTGCGGCCCGGCGGGCACGTCGCGAACATCGGTGTGCACGGCGTGGGCGTGGAACTGCCCATGCAGGACCTGTGGATCCGCAACATCACGCTCACCATGGGTCTCGTCGACACCGTGTCCATCCCGACGCTGCTGAAGATGGTCGCGAGCGGCCGCATCCCCGCGGAGAAGATGGGCACGCACACGTTCACCTTCGACCAGCTCGACCAGGCCTACGACGTGTTCGGCAACGCCGCCGACCACCAGGCATTGAAGGTGATCATCCAGCCGGCGTAG
- a CDS encoding alpha-ketoglutarate-dependent dioxygenase AlkB, producing MSHALQGSLFGSGFEGAALGSLNGIRRTDLGRGAWVDVLPGWLSGSDEIFTRLVEDVPWHAEQRQMYDRVVAVPRLLCFYREGETLPHPLLTSARDALSAHYAAELGEPFRTAGLCYYRDGRDSVAWHGDTIGRGSSEDTMVAILSVGTARHLALRPRGGGESHRYPLGHGDLIVMGGSCQRTWEHAIPKTGKGVGPRISIQFRPRGVR from the coding sequence ATGAGTCACGCACTTCAGGGATCGCTCTTCGGGTCCGGCTTCGAAGGCGCTGCTTTGGGCTCCCTCAACGGGATCCGGCGCACCGACCTCGGCCGCGGCGCGTGGGTCGACGTGCTGCCGGGCTGGCTGTCGGGGTCCGACGAGATTTTCACGCGCTTGGTCGAAGACGTCCCGTGGCACGCCGAGCAGCGGCAGATGTACGACCGCGTCGTCGCCGTGCCGCGCCTGCTCTGCTTCTACCGCGAAGGCGAAACGCTGCCGCACCCTTTGCTGACCTCGGCCCGCGACGCGCTCTCCGCGCACTACGCGGCCGAACTCGGCGAGCCCTTCCGCACCGCCGGTCTGTGCTACTACCGCGACGGCCGCGACAGCGTCGCCTGGCACGGCGACACCATCGGCCGCGGCAGCTCCGAAGACACCATGGTCGCGATCCTCTCGGTGGGCACCGCGCGCCACCTGGCGCTGCGGCCCCGCGGCGGCGGCGAGTCCCACCGCTACCCCCTGGGCCACGGCGACCTCATCGTCATGGGCGGCTCCTGCCAGCGCACGTGGGAACACGCGATCCCGAAGACAGGTAAGGGAGTGGGGCCGCGAATCAGCATCCAGTTCCGGCCACGAGGGGTGCGTTAG
- a CDS encoding cytochrome P450 has protein sequence MGSLRSRVLAWAGRRYIARQQKKGFDLEKMAFLPDSALEPLRRVGLDPVPSLGQRREEAPISKLDLPFGMNAWLVTGYEESKAVLGKVSEFSNDFTNLVGSAGVTEDQNPGGLGFADPPVHSRLRKLLTPEFTMRRLNRLTPRIDEIVNEQLDAMAAAEGPVDLWEAFALPIPSLTICELLGVSYEDRADFQRLSTARFDLFGGAGASLGAISESLTYLLDIVKKQREEPGDGLLGMLIKEHGDEIDDLELAGLADGVLTGGLETTASMLALGALVLLRDPAAFDAVRGDDDSVHRFVEELLRYLTVVQMAFPRFAKEDIDVAGVHIGEGDIVLVSLSVANRDATLGTDMERFDPRRDPSSHLAFGYGIHRCIGAELARMELRTAYPALVKRFPDLRLAVSPDELAFRKVSIVYGLDSLPVLVR, from the coding sequence ATGGGGAGTCTCCGCTCGCGTGTCCTCGCCTGGGCAGGCCGCCGGTACATCGCCCGGCAGCAGAAGAAGGGTTTCGACCTCGAGAAGATGGCATTTCTGCCCGACTCCGCGCTGGAACCGCTGCGGCGCGTGGGGCTCGACCCTGTGCCGTCGCTGGGGCAGCGCCGGGAAGAGGCGCCCATCAGCAAGCTCGACCTGCCGTTCGGCATGAACGCGTGGCTCGTGACCGGCTACGAGGAGTCGAAGGCCGTTCTCGGCAAGGTCTCGGAGTTCAGCAACGACTTCACGAACCTCGTCGGCAGCGCGGGCGTGACCGAGGACCAGAACCCGGGCGGCCTGGGCTTCGCCGACCCGCCGGTGCACTCGCGGCTGCGCAAGCTGCTGACGCCGGAGTTCACCATGCGCCGGCTCAACCGCCTCACGCCGCGCATCGACGAGATCGTGAACGAACAGCTCGACGCGATGGCCGCCGCCGAGGGGCCCGTGGACCTGTGGGAGGCGTTCGCGCTCCCGATCCCGTCGCTCACGATCTGCGAGCTGCTCGGGGTGTCCTATGAGGACCGCGCCGACTTCCAGCGCCTGAGCACCGCGCGCTTCGACCTGTTCGGCGGCGCGGGCGCGTCGCTCGGTGCGATCTCGGAGTCGCTGACCTACCTGCTCGACATCGTCAAGAAGCAGCGCGAAGAACCGGGCGACGGCCTGCTCGGCATGCTCATCAAGGAACACGGCGACGAGATCGACGACCTCGAGCTCGCGGGCCTCGCCGACGGAGTGCTCACCGGTGGCCTCGAAACCACCGCCAGCATGCTCGCCCTCGGCGCCCTGGTGCTGCTCCGCGACCCCGCCGCGTTCGACGCGGTCCGCGGCGACGACGACTCCGTGCACCGGTTCGTCGAGGAGCTGCTGCGCTACCTCACCGTGGTGCAGATGGCCTTCCCGCGCTTCGCCAAGGAAGATATTGACGTCGCGGGCGTCCACATCGGCGAGGGCGACATCGTGCTGGTCTCCCTGTCCGTCGCCAACCGCGATGCCACGCTGGGCACCGACATGGAACGCTTCGACCCCCGGCGCGACCCGTCCTCACACCTGGCCTTCGGCTACGGCATCCACCGCTGCATCGGCGCGGAGCTGGCCCGCATGGAGCTGCGCACGGCCTACCCGGCCCTGGTCAAGCGGTTCCCGGACCTGCGGCTGGCCGTCTCGCCGGACGAGCTGGCGTTCCGCAAGGTCTCGATCGTCTACGGGCTCGACTCACTGCCGGTGCTGGTCCGCTGA